A window of the Bacteriovorax sp. PP10 genome harbors these coding sequences:
- a CDS encoding TolC family protein, with product MKRILTLITLVVSMSTFSQETLDLKSVVEIAKKNNPSILLIQERLNQADAQKTLARSPLFPNLSWNLAGIYQKDAIYTGSPRFDGDPYNFYSSDVKLVQTIYQYGALDAVTEADYDKKIQLKQLEIAERNLTQNVIDSFYRFILNQQTLENLMKNQEIMQKALTTTNQRYNSGRGQMLDILQVKTQLALIQPQVDQAKNQFEIAGQQLANFMGQKEHSGFNIKGQLKALLLKDVQKYIDLKNYVLPEYDVNQLQLDQLGYTRSVTLGKEYPTVRLIGDYIYSNYKKPDLFSDYSNAWAIQLQLTIPLFSGLSSFSEKQILESQGSQLKISKRNLENDLSLKQVSSFKNLQSSEASLVSSTLAVKLAEESQAEATRIYRLSQIDFLQFLTVQQAALQAKTSLDLLKYQNIIAYSNYFVATGQPLSVLVNILTNDKVL from the coding sequence ATGAAAAGAATTTTAACATTAATTACATTAGTTGTTTCAATGAGCACTTTTTCACAAGAGACTCTTGATTTAAAAAGTGTGGTTGAGATCGCCAAGAAAAATAATCCTTCGATTCTTTTGATTCAAGAAAGACTGAATCAAGCTGATGCCCAAAAAACGCTGGCAAGATCCCCCTTGTTTCCTAATTTAAGCTGGAACCTTGCAGGTATTTATCAAAAAGATGCCATCTATACAGGTTCACCACGTTTTGATGGTGATCCATACAATTTCTATTCGAGTGATGTAAAACTTGTTCAGACGATTTATCAGTACGGTGCTTTAGATGCAGTGACTGAAGCCGACTATGATAAAAAAATTCAGTTAAAGCAGTTAGAAATTGCTGAGCGTAACCTTACTCAGAATGTAATTGATTCTTTCTACCGTTTTATTTTGAATCAACAGACTCTTGAAAATCTTATGAAGAATCAGGAGATCATGCAAAAGGCCCTTACGACGACTAATCAGCGCTACAACTCAGGTAGAGGGCAGATGCTGGATATTCTCCAGGTTAAAACTCAACTTGCTTTAATCCAACCACAAGTTGATCAGGCCAAAAACCAATTTGAAATTGCCGGGCAACAGCTGGCAAACTTCATGGGACAAAAAGAGCACTCAGGCTTCAATATCAAAGGGCAACTAAAAGCACTTCTTTTAAAAGACGTTCAAAAGTATATCGACCTGAAAAATTATGTTCTTCCTGAATACGACGTCAACCAACTTCAATTAGACCAGCTAGGTTACACTCGCTCAGTGACTCTTGGAAAAGAGTACCCGACAGTGAGACTGATCGGGGATTACATTTATAGCAATTATAAAAAACCAGACTTGTTTTCTGATTACTCAAATGCATGGGCGATTCAGCTGCAATTAACGATTCCACTTTTTTCTGGTCTTTCATCTTTTAGTGAAAAACAAATCCTTGAGTCTCAAGGCTCACAGTTAAAAATCAGCAAGCGAAATTTGGAAAATGATTTATCTCTAAAACAAGTTTCAAGTTTTAAAAATCTTCAATCGAGCGAAGCATCTCTTGTCTCTTCAACACTAGCGGTAAAACTAGCTGAAGAGTCTCAGGCAGAGGCCACACGTATTTATAGATTATCTCAAATTGATTTCCTGCAGTTCTTAACAGTTCAGCAAGCGGCATTGCAGGCAAAGACGAGTCTTGATTTATTGAAGTACCAAAACATCATTGCTTACTCGAATTACTTTGTTGCAACCGGACAGCCATTAAGTGTGCTGGTCAATATTTTAACTAATGACAAGGTTCTATAA
- a CDS encoding MarR family winged helix-turn-helix transcriptional regulator: MNKPESYLAELIMEVVPKTMQSIRQDMRKERGELTITQFRMLANVRQGVCNNKELGEKLGVSEAAVSRMIDLLVQEKLIKKIVNEDDRRNKVLSLTANGKKLYEKITASARGRLTVKLEALDKKDREAAILGLEVLRNHLEIFKQ, translated from the coding sequence TTGAATAAACCAGAATCATACCTTGCAGAACTAATCATGGAAGTTGTTCCAAAGACTATGCAGTCTATCAGACAGGACATGAGAAAAGAGCGTGGGGAATTAACCATCACTCAGTTTCGAATGCTGGCGAATGTAAGACAAGGTGTTTGTAACAATAAAGAGCTTGGTGAAAAACTAGGAGTGAGTGAAGCGGCCGTCTCTCGCATGATTGATTTATTGGTGCAGGAAAAATTAATAAAGAAAATCGTAAATGAAGATGACCGCAGGAATAAAGTTTTATCTTTAACGGCCAATGGTAAAAAACTCTATGAGAAGATTACCGCCAGCGCTCGTGGAAGACTGACTGTGAAGCTTGAAGCTTTGGATAAAAAAGACCGCGAAGCCGCTATTTTAGGATTAGAAGTGCTTCGAAATCATTTAGAAATATTTAAACAGTAA